The following are from one region of the Sandaracinus amylolyticus genome:
- a CDS encoding ferritin-like domain-containing protein codes for MSSENYHEPLESLSEPTRDLHRAISSLMEELEAVDWYQQRVEATGDAELAAILAHNRDEEIEHAMMVLEWIRRRVPKFEANARTYLFSQGAITEVEAQAAHGGDAAPSEPSATPEPSTSGSLGIGSLRVGVTR; via the coding sequence GTGTCCAGCGAGAACTATCACGAGCCTCTCGAGTCGCTCTCCGAGCCCACGCGCGATCTGCACCGCGCGATCTCCTCGCTGATGGAGGAGCTCGAGGCCGTCGACTGGTACCAACAACGGGTCGAGGCGACCGGCGACGCCGAGCTCGCTGCGATCCTCGCGCACAATCGGGACGAAGAGATCGAGCACGCGATGATGGTGCTCGAGTGGATCCGACGCCGCGTCCCGAAGTTCGAGGCGAACGCGCGCACGTACCTCTTCTCGCAGGGCGCGATCACCGAGGTCGAGGCGCAGGCCGCGCACGGCGGAGACGCCGCGCCGAGCGAGCCGAGCGCGACCCCCGAGCCGAGCACGTCGGGATCGCTCGGCATCGGCAGCCTTCGCGTGGGAGTGACACGATGA